In Pseudobacter ginsenosidimutans, the following are encoded in one genomic region:
- a CDS encoding serine hydrolase domain-containing protein: MKNINWIWIIALLWFASCNKSDYKPDPVEIPELPGTSTEDLVLEVVDNDIEAFMTRYNVPGLSLAITKNGKLVYAKGYGFADREAGLKVDTGSQFRLASLSKWITSTTIMKLIQQGRLGFNDKVFGTGAVLGTTFGAAPYPGNVTQITVEQLLHHTGGGWGNSSNDPMFANSTYTQAQLLGWMINDRPLANTPGTVSDYSNAGFFILGMIIEKITGKTYQTYVTDSILKPMGIANMSFANTSLAGRKPKEVKYYGVGGTNPYGYAEGVIPRIGGAGAWLASPIDMMRFLVRVDGFNTVPDVLDANALNIMSSKTTASGNYACGFLVSSNGNWYHGGTYTGTRNWMVRTTTGYNWVILINTSASGNFNTDLDRLVWPAVNNSSTAWPDKDLF, encoded by the coding sequence ATGAAAAATATTAATTGGATCTGGATCATAGCCCTGCTCTGGTTTGCATCCTGTAACAAAAGTGATTATAAACCTGATCCGGTGGAGATACCGGAACTTCCCGGCACTTCCACGGAAGACCTGGTGCTGGAAGTGGTGGATAATGATATCGAAGCATTCATGACACGCTATAATGTTCCCGGACTTTCGCTGGCCATCACCAAAAATGGAAAACTGGTATATGCAAAAGGATACGGTTTTGCCGACAGGGAAGCCGGCCTGAAAGTGGACACCGGCAGCCAGTTCCGACTGGCCAGTCTCAGCAAATGGATCACATCCACTACCATCATGAAACTGATCCAGCAGGGAAGACTGGGATTCAACGATAAAGTATTCGGAACAGGCGCTGTGCTGGGCACCACTTTCGGCGCTGCACCCTATCCCGGCAACGTAACACAGATCACGGTGGAGCAATTGCTGCACCATACCGGCGGTGGCTGGGGCAACAGCAGTAATGATCCCATGTTCGCCAACTCCACTTACACACAGGCGCAACTGCTCGGCTGGATGATCAACGACAGGCCGCTTGCCAATACCCCCGGAACCGTTTCTGATTATTCCAATGCAGGTTTCTTCATTCTTGGAATGATCATCGAGAAGATCACCGGAAAGACCTATCAGACATATGTAACCGATTCTATCCTCAAGCCCATGGGCATTGCCAATATGAGCTTTGCCAATACCAGTCTTGCTGGCAGGAAACCAAAAGAAGTGAAATACTATGGTGTTGGTGGCACTAACCCATATGGATATGCGGAAGGAGTGATACCCCGTATCGGCGGTGCCGGCGCCTGGCTTGCTTCACCGATAGACATGATGCGTTTCCTGGTGAGGGTAGACGGGTTCAATACTGTACCTGATGTACTTGATGCCAATGCGCTCAATATCATGTCCTCCAAAACCACTGCCAGCGGCAACTACGCCTGCGGCTTCCTCGTGAGCAGCAATGGCAACTGGTACCATGGCGGCACCTACACGGGTACGCGCAACTGGATGGTGCGCACCACCACTGGTTACAACTGGGTGATCCTGATCAATACATCTGCCAGTGGCAATTTCAATACAGATCTCGACAGACTGGTATGGCCTGCAGTGAACAATTCATCCACGGCCTGGCCGGATAAGGACCTTTTCTAG
- a CDS encoding RagB/SusD family nutrient uptake outer membrane protein, producing MKISRLYITALMVAACCTTACNKEFLELKNPQSLPLTGTIKDLATLTTAANGAYLHFKDNNYYSRTFTLVPDLLGDNVFISRSNGGRFLDHDNFAIVSTDGYTTACWNSMYRVIGNANLAIAEGEKLDPTAPIQQVIGELYAVRALAYFDLVRFWAQPYNFTSDASHMGVPIVTEPQTGIISPARATVKEVYERITEDLKKALTLMNVSKKNGYMVPAAAQTLLAKAYLYMGNWELAEQYATEAINGPFTLLPRASYVASWATDYSSESLFEVVNLPTDNAGTNSLGYIYEQSRYGEGLATQDLYDQYTGTDVRRSLIIVGVRNATFENPAYFVKKYPRGASTNDDHIKVLRLSDAYLIRAEARAELGKSDPAKTTLAQQDLTTIVQRADNVAAAITLTGDALIDRIILERRKEFAFEGHRLFDLNRRKMDVRHIRSTDETIYTYPNNRFIMPIPFAETKANRNMKQNPGWAQ from the coding sequence ATGAAAATATCACGCTTATATATAACCGCACTCATGGTAGCAGCCTGTTGTACCACGGCATGCAACAAAGAGTTCCTTGAGCTGAAGAACCCGCAATCATTACCACTCACAGGGACCATCAAGGACCTCGCCACGCTTACTACAGCAGCCAATGGTGCCTACCTGCATTTCAAGGACAATAACTATTACTCGAGAACTTTCACACTCGTACCCGATCTGCTGGGCGATAACGTGTTCATCAGCCGCTCCAACGGAGGCCGGTTCCTGGACCACGACAATTTTGCCATCGTCAGTACCGACGGCTATACCACTGCCTGCTGGAACTCCATGTACCGCGTGATCGGCAATGCCAATCTCGCCATCGCAGAAGGAGAAAAACTCGATCCCACTGCTCCCATCCAGCAGGTGATTGGTGAACTGTACGCTGTAAGGGCCCTCGCCTATTTTGACCTGGTGCGCTTCTGGGCGCAACCCTATAATTTCACCAGCGATGCATCGCACATGGGTGTTCCCATCGTTACCGAACCGCAAACAGGCATCATCTCACCTGCAAGGGCAACCGTAAAAGAAGTGTACGAGCGTATCACTGAAGACCTGAAGAAAGCCCTTACACTGATGAATGTGTCGAAGAAGAATGGTTATATGGTGCCTGCCGCTGCGCAAACATTGCTTGCCAAAGCCTATCTCTACATGGGCAACTGGGAACTGGCAGAGCAATATGCCACCGAAGCGATCAATGGTCCCTTCACCCTCCTGCCCCGCGCCAGTTATGTAGCCAGCTGGGCCACCGATTACAGTTCCGAATCTTTGTTCGAAGTGGTGAATCTCCCAACGGATAATGCCGGCACCAACTCCCTCGGATATATCTATGAGCAATCCAGGTATGGTGAAGGCCTTGCCACGCAAGACCTCTATGATCAATACACCGGCACCGATGTGCGCCGTTCACTGATCATCGTGGGGGTTCGCAATGCCACCTTCGAGAATCCCGCCTACTTTGTAAAAAAATATCCGAGAGGAGCATCCACCAATGACGATCATATCAAAGTGCTTCGCCTGTCGGACGCTTACCTGATCAGAGCGGAAGCAAGGGCAGAACTGGGCAAATCAGATCCGGCCAAAACTACCCTTGCACAGCAGGACCTCACCACCATCGTGCAGAGGGCCGATAATGTTGCCGCCGCTATTACACTTACAGGAGATGCGCTCATAGACAGGATCATTCTGGAAAGAAGAAAAGAGTTTGCTTTCGAAGGCCACCGCCTGTTCGATCTTAACAGGAGAAAGATGGATGTGAGACATATCCGCTCCACCGACGAAACCATTTACACATATCCCAATAACAGGTTCATCATGCCGATCCCTTTCGCTGAAACGAAAGCCAACAGGAATATGAAACAGAACCCCGGATGGGCGCAATAA
- a CDS encoding MBG domain-containing protein, protein MRQWYTYCLLIACFLFFMAGKRAPGVFFVKPTASGNGSGSSWDNASADLQAMINAAAAGDEIWVAAGTYKPASLPGGSNTSGPRDVAFVLKSDVKIYGGFSGTETALGQRNATTNTTTLSGDIGVASDATDNAYHVVVSINNTAGTLLDGFTVSGGNANGEGFYSIDNRSVFRYCGGGILARGSSATFSNIIVASNQCATAGTGNGSGAGIYSINSSLVLKDARLQQNKASSSTTSGGLGGGLCMIGTADSVNNTSFTNVTVTGNETTNAGAGIFVQAWSKPVFTDVVFTENIAGTSAGGLIIIGNSAGNNVATLNNVSFTKNKANAGNGGALFLSNYVNATMNNLSFTENESSALAGALYCIGGADAFSNLEFTNTSFTKNKSGTSGGAMYINNYNNCIFNKASFTENSAGATGGAMFVIGASAAYNTFRVTDAVFSKNKSTTAGGAGYISSYNKYVIDRVKFLENEATASAGGGLFIFSAATGSNEDAQISNCLFYGNRANLATLGGGGIFVSNNSRPIIINSTFYSNYSLYNGGGIGINNSATAIATVYNSIFYGNTTGGASADIEEPANAGFFLKNSLTQTKGTNGVDGVIVGSNPSFLSTDPASADFLRLASGSPAIDKGANNLLPAAYIKDLAGGSRINDNVIDMGAYESGISQTPTESQTITFENDINLQYGDADHDPAATASSGLQVTYTSSDLQVATIVSNQIRIVGAGTAEITASQPGNQTYLPATPVKKILTVSKAPLIIKPANISVEQYLPFPGFTAVYTSFVNGDNAASLTTQPTITTTANSASAPGDYTLTASDAASPNYTITYETGTLTILPGSGSGGNVHYVKQGGTGNGSSWANASGNLQAMINAAAAGDQIWVAGGTYKPATLEGGSGTISARDVAFVLKNDVKIFGGFAGTETIISDRNTTANPSILSGDIGTVNDASDNAYHVVLSVYNTASTLLDGFTITGGNADGEGFSSVNGKSILRNSGGGIHARGSKASFSNSIIKGNSSATTSTPGFGGGVYSYASQIQFQDALITQNSTVSASSTGAGGGGIYTEGNADTASTVTLTRSDITFNTSRNLGGGIYMGIYSTVTMKDGNIADNKGTNSSGGGVFSRSVSGADNHLILERVNVSRNETLTGSGGGMMLSYYTHSTFTDVVFSENKCISSGAGYYLQGNTDDQILAQIRMTNVEFRKNQANGPGSGTGGAVYLQGNWDAVFTNVKAIENYGNVATGAFQIGGRNSKPSNLVINGGSFINNRTPQFGAAIVISTGAGYQIDRVDFSGNSAGAHAGAVWASGTGTASGPVLNCTISNSRFANNESGSQNLGAGALYITTTYNTPRILNCTFYNNKAQKDGGAIYVGGTVNTKAAIHNCIIYGNSVINGNGADIYKNADAIVELKNTLTQAYGTNGVDGVITGVDPKFLSTDANSNNYLRLMSGSPAIDKGDNLLLTQGTSLDLGGNARIVNGIADMGAYEYFSGQSIPTESQTIDIAAAITKTYGEADFDPGATASSGLTVYYTSNNTNVATIENGKVKIKAAGTATIRAWQPGNDIYLAAPDATTTLTVNKAPLLIKANDANMVQQQAIPAFTASFTGFVNGETLGVLSGQPVFNTTATTSSPIGTYPITVSGAAAANYEISYTNGVLTIQPIAVDNATLDAWFSNNTTLQVRVDMPGETEGTVSLFTSAGQRIYHTGITLKQGRNQFTVPADRLIPGIYIINVNGAGLKLDKKFIKR, encoded by the coding sequence ATGAGACAATGGTATACCTACTGCTTGCTCATCGCATGTTTTCTTTTTTTCATGGCGGGGAAAAGAGCTCCCGGAGTGTTCTTCGTCAAGCCCACTGCCAGTGGCAATGGCAGTGGCAGCAGCTGGGACAATGCCTCTGCCGATCTCCAGGCCATGATCAATGCGGCTGCGGCAGGAGATGAAATATGGGTGGCTGCCGGCACTTACAAACCCGCTTCCCTTCCTGGCGGCAGCAATACATCCGGCCCCCGCGATGTAGCTTTCGTATTGAAAAGCGATGTAAAGATCTACGGCGGCTTCAGTGGCACAGAAACCGCCCTGGGCCAGCGTAATGCCACTACCAATACCACCACGCTCAGCGGAGATATCGGTGTTGCTTCCGATGCAACGGACAATGCTTATCACGTGGTAGTGTCCATCAACAATACTGCCGGCACCCTGCTTGATGGCTTTACTGTTTCAGGCGGTAATGCCAACGGAGAAGGCTTCTACTCCATCGATAACCGGTCTGTTTTCCGCTACTGCGGTGGCGGCATTCTGGCGCGCGGCAGCTCTGCCACCTTCAGCAATATTATTGTAGCCTCCAATCAATGTGCCACAGCAGGAACCGGCAATGGAAGCGGCGCAGGCATCTATTCCATCAACAGCAGCCTGGTGCTCAAAGATGCCAGACTTCAACAGAACAAAGCCAGCTCTTCAACAACATCCGGTGGACTTGGCGGCGGCCTTTGCATGATTGGCACTGCCGACTCCGTGAACAATACCAGCTTCACCAATGTAACGGTAACGGGCAACGAAACCACCAATGCAGGTGCAGGCATCTTCGTTCAGGCATGGTCCAAACCAGTATTCACGGATGTTGTTTTCACAGAGAATATCGCCGGCACATCTGCAGGAGGCCTGATCATTATCGGTAATTCAGCCGGCAACAATGTGGCCACCCTCAATAATGTGAGCTTCACAAAGAACAAGGCCAATGCCGGTAATGGCGGCGCACTTTTCCTTTCCAATTACGTGAACGCTACTATGAACAACCTCAGCTTCACCGAAAACGAATCCAGCGCCCTGGCGGGCGCATTGTATTGCATCGGCGGCGCTGACGCTTTCAGCAATCTCGAATTTACCAATACCAGCTTCACCAAAAACAAATCAGGCACATCCGGCGGAGCGATGTATATCAACAACTACAACAATTGCATTTTCAATAAAGCAAGTTTTACAGAGAACAGTGCCGGCGCCACTGGTGGAGCCATGTTTGTAATCGGAGCATCCGCTGCCTACAATACTTTCAGGGTCACCGATGCGGTTTTCTCGAAAAATAAATCCACTACGGCTGGTGGTGCAGGTTATATCTCCAGCTATAACAAGTATGTGATCGATCGTGTGAAGTTCCTGGAGAATGAAGCCACTGCCAGCGCCGGCGGCGGCCTGTTCATATTCAGTGCTGCTACCGGTTCGAATGAAGATGCGCAGATTTCCAACTGCCTGTTCTACGGCAACAGGGCCAACCTGGCCACACTCGGTGGCGGCGGCATTTTCGTCTCCAACAATTCCAGGCCCATTATCATCAACTCAACATTCTATTCCAACTATTCCCTCTACAATGGCGGAGGCATCGGTATCAACAACAGTGCAACTGCCATTGCAACTGTATACAATTCCATTTTTTACGGTAACACTACAGGTGGTGCATCTGCCGATATCGAAGAGCCGGCCAACGCAGGTTTCTTCCTGAAGAACTCACTGACACAGACCAAAGGCACCAATGGAGTGGACGGTGTGATCGTTGGCAGCAATCCTTCTTTCCTGAGCACCGATCCTGCATCCGCCGATTTCCTTCGTTTGGCATCCGGCAGCCCTGCCATAGACAAGGGAGCAAACAACCTGCTGCCTGCAGCCTATATCAAAGACCTCGCGGGTGGTTCCAGGATCAATGATAATGTGATCGATATGGGCGCGTACGAATCCGGTATCAGTCAGACGCCCACCGAATCCCAGACAATAACTTTTGAAAACGATATCAACCTGCAATACGGAGATGCAGACCATGATCCTGCCGCAACGGCCAGTTCAGGATTACAGGTTACTTATACGAGCAGCGATCTTCAGGTAGCCACCATCGTTAGTAACCAGATCCGTATCGTAGGAGCCGGAACAGCAGAGATCACTGCTTCCCAGCCAGGTAACCAGACTTATCTTCCTGCCACGCCAGTGAAGAAAATACTCACAGTAAGCAAAGCCCCGCTGATCATTAAACCAGCCAATATAAGTGTGGAGCAATACCTGCCTTTCCCGGGTTTCACAGCCGTGTACACCAGTTTTGTGAATGGTGATAATGCGGCCAGTCTCACCACCCAACCAACCATCACCACTACAGCCAATTCAGCATCCGCACCCGGTGATTACACGCTCACAGCCAGCGACGCCGCTTCGCCCAATTACACCATCACCTATGAAACAGGCACGCTCACCATTTTGCCGGGTTCCGGCTCCGGTGGCAATGTTCATTATGTGAAGCAAGGCGGTACCGGCAATGGCAGCAGCTGGGCCAATGCTTCCGGCAACCTGCAGGCGATGATCAATGCAGCTGCTGCCGGCGATCAGATCTGGGTAGCAGGCGGCACCTATAAACCAGCAACACTCGAAGGCGGCTCCGGCACAATCAGCGCAAGGGATGTAGCATTCGTGTTAAAGAATGATGTGAAGATCTTTGGAGGCTTCGCCGGTACCGAAACCATCATATCCGACAGGAATACTACGGCCAATCCAAGTATCCTGAGTGGTGATATCGGCACAGTCAACGACGCATCAGACAATGCCTATCACGTTGTGCTATCCGTGTACAATACTGCCAGCACATTACTGGATGGCTTCACCATTACCGGTGGTAATGCCGACGGGGAAGGCTTCAGCTCTGTGAATGGTAAAAGCATTCTGAGGAACAGCGGTGGCGGTATCCATGCAAGAGGAAGCAAGGCCAGTTTCTCCAATAGCATCATCAAAGGCAATAGCAGCGCCACTACTTCTACGCCGGGCTTTGGCGGCGGTGTGTACAGCTATGCCAGCCAAATTCAATTCCAGGATGCCCTCATCACGCAGAACAGCACTGTTTCCGCTTCATCTACCGGTGCAGGCGGCGGTGGGATCTACACGGAAGGAAATGCGGACACTGCATCAACGGTGACCCTTACACGATCTGATATCACATTCAACACTTCCCGGAACCTGGGCGGAGGTATCTACATGGGTATTTACTCCACCGTTACGATGAAAGACGGGAACATTGCAGACAATAAGGGAACCAATTCTTCGGGCGGAGGTGTTTTCTCCAGGTCCGTCAGCGGAGCAGACAACCACCTGATACTCGAGAGAGTGAATGTAAGCAGGAACGAAACCCTCACCGGCAGCGGCGGAGGTATGATGCTTTCTTATTACACGCATTCCACTTTTACCGATGTTGTGTTCAGCGAAAATAAATGTATCTCTTCCGGTGCAGGCTATTACCTGCAGGGAAATACAGACGACCAGATCCTGGCTCAGATCCGCATGACCAATGTGGAATTCAGGAAGAACCAGGCAAACGGACCGGGCTCAGGCACCGGTGGTGCTGTTTATCTCCAGGGTAACTGGGATGCCGTGTTCACCAATGTGAAAGCGATCGAAAACTATGGGAATGTTGCCACAGGCGCCTTCCAGATCGGAGGCAGGAACAGCAAGCCTTCGAACCTGGTGATCAACGGAGGCTCTTTCATCAATAACCGTACACCACAATTCGGAGCCGCTATCGTTATCTCCACCGGCGCCGGCTATCAAATAGACCGGGTTGATTTCTCGGGCAACAGTGCAGGCGCGCATGCAGGAGCAGTATGGGCTTCCGGTACAGGCACTGCATCAGGCCCTGTACTGAATTGCACTATTTCCAATTCACGTTTCGCCAATAATGAATCAGGCAGCCAGAACCTCGGCGCAGGCGCACTGTATATCACCACCACCTACAATACACCCCGGATCCTCAACTGTACTTTTTATAACAACAAAGCACAGAAAGATGGAGGCGCTATTTATGTTGGCGGCACTGTGAACACGAAAGCGGCTATCCATAACTGTATCATATACGGTAACTCCGTGATAAATGGAAACGGCGCAGATATTTACAAGAATGCAGATGCCATCGTGGAGCTGAAGAACACCCTCACACAAGCATATGGCACCAACGGCGTGGATGGTGTGATCACCGGTGTGGATCCGAAATTCCTCAGTACCGATGCAAATTCCAACAATTACCTCCGCCTTATGTCCGGAAGCCCTGCTATCGACAAGGGAGACAATCTCCTGCTCACCCAGGGCACTTCTCTTGATCTGGGCGGCAATGCCAGGATCGTGAATGGCATCGCTGATATGGGAGCCTATGAATATTTCTCCGGACAATCAATACCCACTGAATCACAAACTATCGATATCGCCGCCGCCATCACCAAAACCTATGGCGAAGCAGATTTCGATCCCGGCGCAACAGCCAGCTCAGGTCTCACTGTTTACTACACCAGCAACAATACCAATGTTGCCACTATCGAAAATGGGAAAGTGAAGATCAAAGCTGCAGGTACTGCTACCATCAGGGCCTGGCAGCCGGGCAACGATATTTATCTGGCCGCTCCCGATGCTACTACCACGCTCACTGTGAACAAAGCGCCACTGCTGATCAAAGCCAATGATGCAAACATGGTGCAGCAACAGGCTATACCTGCATTCACGGCCAGCTTTACCGGTTTCGTGAACGGAGAAACTTTGGGTGTGCTTTCCGGTCAGCCTGTCTTCAACACCACGGCTACTACCAGTTCTCCTATTGGCACCTATCCGATCACCGTTTCCGGCGCTGCGGCTGCCAACTACGAGATCAGTTACACAAATGGTGTTCTTACCATCCAGCCGATAGCCGTTGACAATGCAACGCTCGATGCCTGGTTCAGTAACAATACCACATTGCAGGTGAGAGTGGATATGCCAGGTGAAACAGAAGGCACCGTATCGCTGTTCACCAGCGCCGGTCAGCGCATATACCATACCGGTATTACGCTGAAACAGGGAAGGAATCAGTTCACTGTTCCTGCAGACAGGTTGATCCCGGGCATTTACATCATCAATGTAAATGGAGCCGGACTGAAGCTGGATAAAAAATTCATAAAACGCTAA
- a CDS encoding serine hydrolase: MIKTRLLALALSALLPGPTALKAQTNAALPQGLDNYITQVMKTFEVPGLCIAVVKDGKPILTKGYGTKKLGTTDHVNEHTLFPIASNSKAFTATMLAMLVEEKKLDWDKPVIDYLPWFRMSDAYVTSQLTVKDLLVHRSGIGAYAGDLLQFPPTDYSREEIVKKLKYIPLTNSFRNNYAYDNILYLAAGELIKQVTGNDWEDEVRLRILQPIGMTETLSRISQFERSANRSSSHARFDGAVKEVTGFLQYGISDLTNPAGGIASNATDMAKWMALQLDSGRAINSKVLFKPATTTTLWKGVTPMPVAQLPAYLKPAQMDYQSYALGFYTYNYRSERAIVHGGKLDGFVSRVFMIPSKNLGIAILTNQESGGAISAIINHICDHVMRVPAFDWVAGYKKAQDIGFENIRKTEQAAITQRNAASRPSLPLEQYAGSYKDAWYGTVTITKEGGHLVMNFTHSPGMTGDMEHWQYDSFIVRWRHREFKADAYVTFSLEPDGRIGQVRMKAISPVTDPSYDFHDLLLKPISTN, from the coding sequence ATGATCAAAACTCGTTTACTAGCCCTGGCACTGTCTGCGCTGCTCCCCGGACCAACTGCCCTCAAAGCGCAGACCAATGCAGCATTGCCACAGGGACTGGACAATTACATCACGCAGGTGATGAAAACCTTTGAGGTTCCAGGCCTTTGCATTGCCGTTGTTAAAGATGGAAAGCCCATACTCACCAAAGGCTATGGCACAAAGAAACTGGGCACCACAGATCACGTGAATGAACATACGCTCTTCCCTATCGCTTCCAATTCAAAAGCCTTCACCGCCACCATGCTGGCCATGCTGGTGGAAGAAAAGAAACTCGACTGGGACAAGCCCGTGATCGATTATCTGCCCTGGTTCCGCATGTCCGATGCTTATGTGACCAGCCAACTGACCGTGAAGGACCTGCTGGTGCATCGCAGCGGTATTGGCGCTTATGCAGGCGACCTGCTGCAATTCCCTCCTACTGATTACAGCCGGGAAGAGATCGTGAAAAAGCTGAAATACATTCCGCTCACCAATAGTTTCAGGAACAATTACGCATACGATAATATCCTCTACCTGGCAGCAGGGGAGCTGATCAAACAGGTTACAGGAAATGATTGGGAAGACGAAGTGAGATTGCGCATACTGCAACCAATTGGTATGACGGAGACCCTTAGCCGCATTTCACAATTTGAAAGATCCGCCAACCGTTCTTCCTCACATGCCCGCTTCGATGGCGCTGTGAAAGAAGTGACCGGCTTCCTTCAATATGGCATTTCTGATCTTACCAATCCGGCAGGCGGCATCGCCTCCAATGCAACAGATATGGCCAAATGGATGGCGCTGCAACTGGATTCAGGCAGGGCCATCAATAGCAAGGTATTGTTCAAGCCCGCTACCACCACCACTTTGTGGAAAGGTGTAACCCCCATGCCCGTAGCGCAGTTACCAGCATATCTCAAACCCGCACAGATGGATTACCAGTCGTATGCACTTGGCTTCTACACCTACAATTACCGCTCCGAAAGGGCCATCGTGCATGGCGGCAAACTGGATGGCTTCGTCTCCCGCGTATTCATGATCCCTTCAAAAAACCTGGGCATCGCCATTCTCACCAACCAGGAATCCGGCGGGGCTATCAGCGCCATCATCAATCATATCTGCGATCATGTAATGCGCGTACCGGCTTTCGATTGGGTAGCCGGATACAAGAAAGCACAGGACATCGGTTTCGAAAATATCAGGAAAACAGAACAGGCCGCCATCACGCAACGAAACGCCGCTTCTCGTCCTTCACTACCCCTTGAGCAATATGCAGGATCGTATAAGGATGCCTGGTATGGCACCGTCACCATTACAAAGGAAGGTGGCCACCTGGTGATGAATTTCACGCATTCACCAGGAATGACCGGCGATATGGAGCATTGGCAATATGACTCCTTCATTGTAAGATGGAGGCACCGGGAGTTCAAAGCCGATGCCTATGTAACCTTCTCCCTGGAGCCCGATGGCCGCATCGGGCAGGTAAGGATGAAAGCCATTTCCCCGGTTACTGATCCCAGTTATGACTTCCATGACCTCCTATTGAAACCCATTTCAACAAATTAA